The proteins below come from a single Fusobacterium nucleatum genomic window:
- a CDS encoding phosphoribosylformylglycinamidine synthase, with protein MSDLRFFVEKKKCFDLDAKRLEKQFREELGININDLRLINCYDIFNLNDNKEDIEKIKKMILSEPVTDTITTELDLKGKKYFAVEFLPGQFDQRADSALQCIDIVSSTKQNADVLTSKIIILNDELSDVELNKIKKFYINPIEMREKDLSVLKKEEILFNSEVITYNNFTSLNDKDLEKMRVDLGLSMSFEDLKFIQEHFKTIGRNPTETEIKVLDTYWSDHCRHTTFETKINKVTFPNSEFGKQMEKEFNDYLKLKKDVSKKRDVSLMDMATIVAKYLKKEEKLDNLEVSEENNACSVYVDVEVEDFEGKKGIEKWLLMFKNETHNHPTEIEPFGGASTCLGGAIRDPLSGRAYVYQAIRVTGSGNPLETIEETLKGKLPQKKITTGAASGYSSYGNQIGIATTLVSEIYHDGYKAKRMEVGAVVAAAPVENVVRKSPVPTDSIIIIGGKTGRDGCGGATGSSKEHNDKSLLLCGAEVQKGNAPEERKIQRLFRNPNATKLIKKCNDFGAGGVSVAIGELADGVEVNLDLVPVKYEGLNGTELAISESQERMAVIVSKEDTEKFLKYVDEENLLGTVVGYVTDKNRLTLNWKGKAIVDISRDFLNTNGVKQNIDIEVRDYKDENIFEKFKTSDSSLEKKWLHNIKKLNVASQKGLVEMFDSSVGGGTILAAFGGKYQMSPTDVSIMKFPVLDKNTDTASAITWGFNPYISEWSTYHGAIYAVVESLAKLVAAGVDYKTARLSFQEYFEKLGKDSYKWSKPFLALLGAMKVQKDFVVAAIGGKDSMSGTFNDISVPPTLISFAVSPVNVNDVISTEFKKAKNKIYLVENKINQKDFLFDSEELKENFDFVLKNIKDKKIVSAMVIKMGGVAEALSKMSFGNRLGFEINNKDVDLFSLKPASILIEATEELSYKNAIYLGEVTDKFEGKVNGENIDLEEVETTWLNKLNPIFPYKLEEKIETYDIKNKVGEKKIYKSSITLAKPRVVIAAFPGTNSEYDMYNRFNENGGEAKITLLRNLTQNHLVESVDEMCKDLRNSQIFVLPGGFSAGDEPDGSGKFMAAVLQNPKLMDEIKAFLDRDGLILGVCNGFQALVKSGLLPYGEIGNVHENSPTLTFNKIGRHISQMVKTKIVTNSSPWLSSFEIGETFDIPVSHGEGRFYASDEVLKKLFENGQIATQYVNFDLEATNEFRFNPNGSSFAIEGIISLDGRIFGKMGHSERYSRNTFKNIDGNKNQNLILNGIKYFK; from the coding sequence TTGCCAGGACAATTTGATCAAAGGGCAGATTCAGCCTTACAATGTATTGATATAGTGTCAAGTACAAAACAAAATGCTGATGTATTGACTTCAAAGATTATTATATTAAATGATGAGCTTAGTGATGTAGAATTAAATAAAATAAAAAAATTCTATATCAATCCTATTGAAATGAGAGAAAAAGATTTATCTGTATTAAAGAAAGAGGAAATCTTATTTAATTCAGAGGTTATTACTTACAATAATTTTACTTCTTTAAATGACAAAGATTTAGAAAAAATGAGAGTTGATTTAGGACTTTCTATGTCTTTTGAAGATTTAAAATTTATTCAAGAGCATTTTAAGACAATAGGAAGAAATCCTACTGAAACTGAAATAAAAGTTTTGGATACTTATTGGTCTGACCATTGTAGACATACAACATTTGAAACAAAAATAAATAAAGTTACTTTTCCTAACTCCGAATTTGGAAAACAAATGGAAAAAGAATTTAATGATTATTTAAAATTAAAAAAAGATGTTTCTAAGAAAAGAGATGTTTCTCTAATGGATATGGCAACAATAGTTGCAAAATATTTAAAGAAAGAAGAGAAATTAGATAATTTAGAAGTTTCAGAAGAAAACAATGCTTGTTCTGTCTATGTAGATGTTGAAGTAGAAGATTTTGAAGGAAAGAAAGGCATTGAAAAATGGTTATTGATGTTTAAAAATGAAACTCATAATCATCCAACTGAAATAGAACCATTTGGAGGAGCTTCAACTTGTTTGGGAGGAGCTATAAGAGATCCATTATCTGGAAGAGCTTATGTATATCAAGCAATAAGGGTTACTGGCTCTGGAAATCCACTTGAAACTATTGAAGAAACTTTAAAAGGAAAATTACCTCAAAAGAAAATAACAACAGGAGCAGCTAGTGGTTATTCTTCTTACGGAAATCAAATAGGAATTGCAACTACATTGGTATCTGAAATTTATCATGATGGATATAAGGCAAAAAGAATGGAAGTTGGAGCTGTTGTTGCAGCTGCACCTGTGGAAAATGTAGTTAGAAAATCTCCTGTACCTACTGATAGCATAATTATTATAGGTGGAAAAACTGGAAGAGATGGTTGTGGAGGAGCAACAGGTTCTTCTAAGGAACATAATGATAAATCACTTTTATTATGTGGGGCAGAAGTTCAAAAAGGTAATGCACCAGAAGAAAGAAAGATACAAAGATTATTTAGAAATCCAAATGCCACAAAACTTATTAAAAAATGCAATGACTTTGGAGCAGGAGGAGTTTCAGTTGCTATTGGAGAGCTTGCAGATGGAGTTGAAGTAAATCTTGACTTAGTTCCTGTTAAATATGAAGGATTAAATGGAACAGAACTTGCTATATCTGAATCACAAGAAAGAATGGCAGTTATAGTTTCAAAAGAAGATACAGAAAAATTTTTAAAATATGTAGATGAAGAAAATTTACTTGGAACAGTTGTAGGTTATGTAACAGATAAAAATAGATTGACTTTGAATTGGAAAGGAAAAGCAATAGTTGATATTTCAAGAGATTTTTTAAATACTAATGGAGTTAAGCAAAATATAGATATAGAAGTTAGAGATTATAAAGATGAAAATATTTTTGAAAAATTTAAAACTTCTGATAGCAGTTTAGAAAAGAAATGGCTACATAATATTAAAAAATTAAATGTTGCTTCTCAAAAAGGTTTAGTTGAAATGTTTGACTCTTCTGTTGGAGGAGGAACTATATTAGCAGCATTTGGTGGGAAATATCAAATGAGTCCAACTGATGTTTCTATAATGAAATTCCCTGTTTTAGATAAAAACACAGATACTGCTTCTGCTATAACTTGGGGATTTAATCCTTATATTTCTGAATGGTCTACATATCATGGAGCTATCTATGCAGTGGTAGAATCATTGGCTAAATTGGTAGCAGCAGGAGTGGACTATAAAACTGCTAGACTTTCATTCCAAGAATATTTTGAAAAACTTGGTAAAGATTCATATAAATGGTCAAAACCATTTCTGGCATTACTTGGAGCTATGAAAGTGCAAAAAGATTTTGTTGTGGCAGCCATTGGTGGTAAAGATTCTATGAGTGGAACATTTAATGATATATCTGTACCTCCTACATTAATTTCATTTGCAGTTAGTCCTGTAAATGTAAATGATGTTATTTCAACTGAATTTAAAAAAGCTAAAAATAAAATATATTTAGTTGAAAATAAAATTAACCAAAAAGATTTCTTATTTGATAGTGAAGAATTAAAAGAAAATTTTGACTTTGTATTAAAAAATATAAAAGATAAAAAAATAGTATCTGCAATGGTTATAAAAATGGGTGGAGTTGCAGAAGCATTATCAAAAATGAGCTTTGGAAATAGATTAGGTTTTGAAATTAATAATAAAGATGTAGATTTATTTAGTTTAAAGCCAGCTTCTATTTTGATTGAAGCAACAGAAGAATTATCATATAAAAATGCTATTTATTTAGGTGAAGTTACAGATAAGTTTGAAGGAAAGGTAAATGGAGAAAATATTGACTTAGAAGAAGTTGAAACAACTTGGTTAAATAAATTAAATCCTATTTTCCCATATAAGTTAGAAGAAAAAATAGAAACTTATGATATTAAAAATAAAGTTGGAGAAAAGAAAATCTATAAATCATCTATAACTCTTGCTAAACCAAGGGTTGTTATAGCTGCTTTCCCAGGAACTAACTCTGAATATGATATGTATAATAGATTTAATGAAAATGGTGGAGAGGCAAAAATAACTTTACTTAGAAATTTAACACAAAATCATTTAGTTGAATCAGTTGATGAAATGTGCAAAGATTTAAGGAATTCTCAAATATTTGTTCTACCTGGTGGATTTAGTGCAGGAGATGAGCCTGATGGTTCAGGCAAATTTATGGCAGCAGTTTTACAAAATCCTAAACTTATGGATGAAATAAAGGCTTTCTTAGATAGAGATGGACTTATTTTAGGTGTATGTAATGGTTTCCAAGCCTTAGTTAAATCTGGATTATTACCTTATGGAGAAATTGGAAATGTTCATGAAAATTCTCCTACTCTTACATTTAATAAGATAGGTAGACATATTTCTCAAATGGTAAAAACAAAAATAGTTACAAATAGTTCTCCTTGGTTATCATCTTTTGAAATAGGTGAAACATTTGATATACCTGTATCACATGGCGAAGGAAGATTCTATGCTAGTGATGAAGTCTTAAAAAAATTATTTGAAAATGGGCAAATAGCAACTCAATATGTAAACTTTGATTTAGAAGCTACAAATGAATTTAGATTCAATCCTAATGGTTCTAGTTTTGCTATTGAAGGAATTATATCTCTTGATGGTAGAATTTTTGGAAAAATGGGGCACTCAGAAAGATATTCAAGAAATACATTTAAAAATATAGATGGTAATAAAAATCAAAACTTAATATTAAATGGAATTAAATATTTTAAATAA